In Melopsittacus undulatus isolate bMelUnd1 chromosome 6, bMelUnd1.mat.Z, whole genome shotgun sequence, the following proteins share a genomic window:
- the XKRX gene encoding XK-related protein 2 codes for MDGPSGGCPPAGPLRPKLPLSIVFSTALFCGESAAAAVLCFSYSHSDDRFWLALTIFFMLCPSVLVQLTLIFVHRDISRDRPLIGLMHLLQLGPIIRCVEALVVYCSSGRQEEPYVTITRKRRLRKGYEVEMEQEMGHSERRLATHRNAFKRMAVIQAFLGSTPQLSVQLYISILEKYVPAARAVLMGICLVSVTYGALVCNVLSIQVKYDDYKVQLRPLAFLCIVLWRSLEISTRVAVLVLFSTVFKHWIIPIALANLLIVFFMPWVQFWRSGTRLPDNIEKNFSRVGTVVVLCAFTLLYASINMFCWSAVQLKLADRDLIDKSQDWGRLAVYYVVRLMENMTLMVLWYFFKTDVYENICTPLLVVQLLLGYCLGIYFMLLFFQYLHPCRQLFQHNVADFLHCVCCHRHPPGTPLHLEVPYEPGVRHSIV; via the exons ATGGACGGCCCGAGCGGGGGCTGCCCGCCCGCCGGCCCGCTGCGGCCGAAGCTGCCGCTCAGCATCGTGTTCTCGACGGCTCTGTTCTGCGGGGAGAGCGCCGCGGCCGCCGTGCTCTGCTTCTCCTACAGCCACTCCGACGACCGCTTCTGGCTGGCGCTCACCATCTTCTTCATGCTCTGCCCGTCCGTGCTGGTGCAGCTCACGCTCATCTTCGTGCACCGCGACATCAGCCGCGACCGGCCCCTCATCGGGCTCATGCATCTGCTCCAGCTCGGGCCCATCATCAG GTGCGTGGAGGCACTGGTGGTGTACTGCTCATcggggaggcaggaggagccCTATGTCACCATCACCCGCAAGCGGCGGCTGCGGAAGGGCTACGAGGTGGAGATGGAGCAGGAGATGGGTCACTCGGAGCGGCGCCTGGCCACGCACCGCAATGCCTTCAAGCGCATGGCGGTCATCCAGGCCTTCCTGGGCTCCACACCGCAGCTCAGCGTCCAGCTCTACATCAGCATCCTGGAGAAGTATGTCCCTGCTGCCCGAG CAGTCCTCATGGGCATCTGCCTCGTGTCAGTCACCTACGGAGCCCTCGTCTGCAACGTCCTGTCCATCCAGGTCAAGTACGACGACTACAAGGTGCAGCTGCGGCCGCTGGCCTTCCTCTGTATCGTGCTGTGGCGCAGCCTGGAGATCTCCACGCGCGTGGCTGTCCTGGTGCTCTTCAGCACTGTCTTCAAGCACTGGATCATCCCCATCGCCCTGGCCAACCTGCTGATCGTCTTCTTCATGCCTTGGGTGCAGTTCTGGCGCAGCGGCACCCGCCTGCCCGACAACATAGAGAAGAACTTCAGCCGCGTGGGCACCGTGGTGGTGCTCTGCGCATTCACCCTCCTCTATGCCAGCATCAACATGTTCTGCTGGTCGGCCGTGCAGCTCAAGCTGGCTGACAGGGACCTCATTGACAAGTCTCAGGACTGGGGCCGCTTGGCTGTGTACTACGTGGTACGGCTGATGGAGAACATGACCCTCATGGTCCTCTGGTACTTCTTCAAGACGGATGTGTATGAGAACATCTGCACCCCGCTGCTGGTGGTGCAGCTGCTCCTCGGCTACTGCCTGGGCATCTACTTCATGCTCCTCTTCTTCCAGTACCTGCATCCCTGCCGGCAGCTCTTCCAGCACAACGTTGCTGACTTCTTGCACTGTGTTTGCTGTCACCGGCACCCGCCGGGGACCCCTCTGCACCTCGAAGTACCGTATGAGCCTGGTGTGAGGCACAGCATTGTCTGA
- the NOX1 gene encoding NADPH oxidase 1 isoform X3, with protein sequence MGNWLVNHWFSAAVLAAWLGINIFLFTYYFLFFDQDDQYFYTRAILGSALAWARASAKCLNFNSMLILLPVCRNLLSFLRGTCSCCRRTLRKQLDHNLTFHKLVAYTLALLTAVHTIAHLFNLERYNSSQQATDGSLHAVLSKMHLQGSNKWLNPIHSNQTTVEYVAFTTIPGLTGVIITLALILMVTSSTEFIRRNYFEVFWYTHHLFIIYFAGLVIHGIAGLVRGQTEESIKEVHPHHCAEYLTHKDENCNHACCKNPEFGSIPAESWKWVLGPVILYIFERMLRVWRARQKVVVTKVVMHPSRVLELQMQKKGFRMEVGQYIFVNCPSISLLEWHPFTLTSAPEQDFFSIHVREAGDWTERLIDTFQQQKLEMPRIKVDGPFGTASEDVFQYEVAMLVGAGIGVTPFASILTSIWYKLQQGDQTLKTKKIYFYWLCRDRRAFAWFNDLLASLEQKMAESGKADFLTYRLFLTGWDTSIANNVALRFDTAVDTVTGLRHKTSFGRPMWNSEFTAVAAAHPRSVVGVFLCGPGALAKSLQKSCHQHSSLDPRKVKFYFNKENF encoded by the exons ATGGGCAACTGGCTGGTCAACCACTGGTTCTCTGCTGCGGTCCTT GCAGCCTGGCTGGGCATCAACATCTTCCTCTTCACTTACTACTTCCTGTTCTTCGATCAGGATGACCAGTATTTCTACACCAGGGCCATCCTCGGG tCCGCCTTGGCATGGGCTCGAGCATCAGCCAAGTGCCTCAACTTCAACAGCATGCTGATCCTGCTGCCCGTGTGCCGCaacctcctctccttcctccgtGGGACCTGCTCG TGCTGCCGGCGGACACTACGGAAGCAGCTGGACCACAACCTCACCTTCCACAAGCTGGTGGCGTACACCCTGGCCCTGCTCACAG CCGTGCACACCATTGCCCACCTCTTCAACCTGGAGCGCTACAACAGCAGCCAGCAGGCCACGGATGGCAGCCTGCACGCTGTCCTCTCCAAGATGCACTTGCAGGGCAGCAACAAGTGGCTGAATCCCATCCACTCCAACCAGACG ACGGTCGAGTACGTGGCCTTCACCACCATCCCGGGGCTGACGGGAGTCATCATCACACTGGCGCTCATCCTCATGGTCACGTCCTCCACCGAGTTCATCCGCAGGAACTACTTTGAGGTCTTCTGGTACACACATCACCTCTTCATTATCTACTTTGCTGGGCTTGTCATCCATGGCATCGC TGGGCTGGTGCGGGGACAGACAGAGGAGAGCATCAAGGAGGTGCATCCACACCACTGCGCTGAGTACCTCACACACAAGGACGAGAACTGCAACCATGCCTGCTGCAAGAACCCCGAGtttgggagcatccctgctgag TCCTGGAAGTGGGTCCTGGGCCCCGTCATCCTCTACATCTTTGAGCGGATGCTGCGGGTCTGGCGTGCGCGGCAGAAAGTGGTTGTCACCAAG GTGGTGATGCACCCTTCCcgtgtgctggagctgcagatgcagaagaAGGGGTTCCGCATGGAAGTGGGGCAGTACATCTTCGTCAACTGCCCCTCCATCTCCCTGCTGGAGTGGCATCCCTTCACCCTCACCTCTGCACCCGAGCAGGACTTCTTCTCCATCCACGTCCGGGAGGCCGGAGACTGGACCGAGCGCCTCATCGACAccttccagcagcagaagctggagATGCCCAG AATCAAGGTGGATGGTCCCTTTGGCACAGCCAGTGAAGATGTGTTCCAGTACGAGGTGGCCATGCTGGTGGGAGCAGGCATTGGTGTCACCCCTTTTGCCTCCATCCTGACGTCCATCTGGTACAAGCTCCAGCAGGGTGACCAGACCCTCAAGACCAAGAAG ATCTACTTCTACTGGCTCTGCCGGGACAGGAGAGCCTTTGCCTGGTTCAATGATCTGCTTGCCTCGCTGGAGCAGAAGATGGCCGAGTCGGGCAAGGCTGACTTCCTCACCTACCGCCTCTTCCTCACTGGCTGGGATACCAGCATT GCCAACAATGTGGCGCTGCGCTTCGACACTGCTGTGGACACGGTGACAGGGCTCAGGCACAAAACCAGCTTTGGACGGCCCATGTGGAACAGTGAGTTCACAGCGGTGGCTGCAGCACATCCCag gtCGGTGGTTGGCGTGTTCCTGTGTGGGCCGGGGGCCTTGGCGAAGAGCCTGCAGAAGTCTTGCCACCAGCACTCCAGCCTGGACCCCAGGAAGGTCAAATTCTACTTCAACAAGGAGAACTTCTAA
- the NOX1 gene encoding NADPH oxidase 1 isoform X2 — translation MPDHPLGTKLPFPGSASPFFPVPTPASLHLPFPISALLNPILPKPHAEQHSCRQTYPTCGMEQQCSSLLLLLSSVRLGMGSSISQVPQLQQHADPAARVPQPPLLPPWDLLVLPADTTEAAGPQPHLPQAGGVHPGPAHRYCPTRAGAQWGPGGDHGLTACPLPAVHTIAHLFNLERYNSSQQATDGSLHAVLSKMHLQGSNKWLNPIHSNQTTVEYVAFTTIPGLTGVIITLALILMVTSSTEFIRRNYFEVFWYTHHLFIIYFAGLVIHGIAGLVRGQTEESIKEVHPHHCAEYLTHKDENCNHACCKNPEFGSIPAESWKWVLGPVILYIFERMLRVWRARQKVVVTKVVMHPSRVLELQMQKKGFRMEVGQYIFVNCPSISLLEWHPFTLTSAPEQDFFSIHVREAGDWTERLIDTFQQQKLEMPRIKVDGPFGTASEDVFQYEVAMLVGAGIGVTPFASILTSIWYKLQQGDQTLKTKKIYFYWLCRDRRAFAWFNDLLASLEQKMAESGKADFLTYRLFLTGWDTSIANNVALRFDTAVDTVTGLRHKTSFGRPMWNSEFTAVAAAHPRSVVGVFLCGPGALAKSLQKSCHQHSSLDPRKVKFYFNKENF, via the exons atgcctgaccaccctctgGGGACAAAACTGCCCTTTCCTGGCTCAGCATCACCCTTCTTCCCAGTCCCCACCCCAGCATCACTCCACCTCCCATTCCCCATCTCAGCATTGCTCAACCCCATCCTGCCCAAGCCCcatgctgagcagcacagctgcaggcagaCATACCCAACCTGTGGCATGGAACAGCAGTGctcatccctcctcctcctcctctcctcagtCCGCCTTGGCATGGGCTCGAGCATCAGCCAAGTGCCTCAACTTCAACAGCATGCTGATCCTGCTGCCCGTGTGCCGCaacctcctctccttcctccgtGGGACCTGCTCG TGCTGCCGGCGGACACTACGGAAGCAGCTGGACCACAACCTCACCTTCCACAAGCTGGTGGCGTACACCCTGGCCCTGCTCACAGGTACTGCCCCACGCGGGCTGGGGCACAGTGGGGACCGGGAGGTGACCATGGGCTGACTGCCTGTCCCCTGCCAGCCGTGCACACCATTGCCCACCTCTTCAACCTGGAGCGCTACAACAGCAGCCAGCAGGCCACGGATGGCAGCCTGCACGCTGTCCTCTCCAAGATGCACTTGCAGGGCAGCAACAAGTGGCTGAATCCCATCCACTCCAACCAGACG ACGGTCGAGTACGTGGCCTTCACCACCATCCCGGGGCTGACGGGAGTCATCATCACACTGGCGCTCATCCTCATGGTCACGTCCTCCACCGAGTTCATCCGCAGGAACTACTTTGAGGTCTTCTGGTACACACATCACCTCTTCATTATCTACTTTGCTGGGCTTGTCATCCATGGCATCGC TGGGCTGGTGCGGGGACAGACAGAGGAGAGCATCAAGGAGGTGCATCCACACCACTGCGCTGAGTACCTCACACACAAGGACGAGAACTGCAACCATGCCTGCTGCAAGAACCCCGAGtttgggagcatccctgctgag TCCTGGAAGTGGGTCCTGGGCCCCGTCATCCTCTACATCTTTGAGCGGATGCTGCGGGTCTGGCGTGCGCGGCAGAAAGTGGTTGTCACCAAG GTGGTGATGCACCCTTCCcgtgtgctggagctgcagatgcagaagaAGGGGTTCCGCATGGAAGTGGGGCAGTACATCTTCGTCAACTGCCCCTCCATCTCCCTGCTGGAGTGGCATCCCTTCACCCTCACCTCTGCACCCGAGCAGGACTTCTTCTCCATCCACGTCCGGGAGGCCGGAGACTGGACCGAGCGCCTCATCGACAccttccagcagcagaagctggagATGCCCAG AATCAAGGTGGATGGTCCCTTTGGCACAGCCAGTGAAGATGTGTTCCAGTACGAGGTGGCCATGCTGGTGGGAGCAGGCATTGGTGTCACCCCTTTTGCCTCCATCCTGACGTCCATCTGGTACAAGCTCCAGCAGGGTGACCAGACCCTCAAGACCAAGAAG ATCTACTTCTACTGGCTCTGCCGGGACAGGAGAGCCTTTGCCTGGTTCAATGATCTGCTTGCCTCGCTGGAGCAGAAGATGGCCGAGTCGGGCAAGGCTGACTTCCTCACCTACCGCCTCTTCCTCACTGGCTGGGATACCAGCATT GCCAACAATGTGGCGCTGCGCTTCGACACTGCTGTGGACACGGTGACAGGGCTCAGGCACAAAACCAGCTTTGGACGGCCCATGTGGAACAGTGAGTTCACAGCGGTGGCTGCAGCACATCCCag gtCGGTGGTTGGCGTGTTCCTGTGTGGGCCGGGGGCCTTGGCGAAGAGCCTGCAGAAGTCTTGCCACCAGCACTCCAGCCTGGACCCCAGGAAGGTCAAATTCTACTTCAACAAGGAGAACTTCTAA
- the NOX1 gene encoding NADPH oxidase 1 isoform X1, with amino-acid sequence MPDHPLGTKLPFPGSASPFFPVPTPASLHLPFPISALLNPILPKPHAEQHSCRQTYPTCGMEQQCSSLLLLLSSVRLGMGSSISQVPQLQQHADPAARVPQPPLLPPWDLLGEGSVVARPPQSLSSVPIPIPILIPIPIPTPLPVPQCCRRTLRKQLDHNLTFHKLVAYTLALLTAVHTIAHLFNLERYNSSQQATDGSLHAVLSKMHLQGSNKWLNPIHSNQTTVEYVAFTTIPGLTGVIITLALILMVTSSTEFIRRNYFEVFWYTHHLFIIYFAGLVIHGIAGLVRGQTEESIKEVHPHHCAEYLTHKDENCNHACCKNPEFGSIPAESWKWVLGPVILYIFERMLRVWRARQKVVVTKVVMHPSRVLELQMQKKGFRMEVGQYIFVNCPSISLLEWHPFTLTSAPEQDFFSIHVREAGDWTERLIDTFQQQKLEMPRIKVDGPFGTASEDVFQYEVAMLVGAGIGVTPFASILTSIWYKLQQGDQTLKTKKIYFYWLCRDRRAFAWFNDLLASLEQKMAESGKADFLTYRLFLTGWDTSIANNVALRFDTAVDTVTGLRHKTSFGRPMWNSEFTAVAAAHPRSVVGVFLCGPGALAKSLQKSCHQHSSLDPRKVKFYFNKENF; translated from the exons atgcctgaccaccctctgGGGACAAAACTGCCCTTTCCTGGCTCAGCATCACCCTTCTTCCCAGTCCCCACCCCAGCATCACTCCACCTCCCATTCCCCATCTCAGCATTGCTCAACCCCATCCTGCCCAAGCCCcatgctgagcagcacagctgcaggcagaCATACCCAACCTGTGGCATGGAACAGCAGTGctcatccctcctcctcctcctctcctcagtCCGCCTTGGCATGGGCTCGAGCATCAGCCAAGTGCCTCAACTTCAACAGCATGCTGATCCTGCTGCCCGTGTGCCGCaacctcctctccttcctccgtGGGACCTGCTCGGTGAGGGCTCTGTGGTGGCAAGGCCACCCCAATCCCTATCCTCagtccctatccccatccccatcctcatccccatccccatcccaacacCCCTGCCTGTCCCACAGTGCTGCCGGCGGACACTACGGAAGCAGCTGGACCACAACCTCACCTTCCACAAGCTGGTGGCGTACACCCTGGCCCTGCTCACAG CCGTGCACACCATTGCCCACCTCTTCAACCTGGAGCGCTACAACAGCAGCCAGCAGGCCACGGATGGCAGCCTGCACGCTGTCCTCTCCAAGATGCACTTGCAGGGCAGCAACAAGTGGCTGAATCCCATCCACTCCAACCAGACG ACGGTCGAGTACGTGGCCTTCACCACCATCCCGGGGCTGACGGGAGTCATCATCACACTGGCGCTCATCCTCATGGTCACGTCCTCCACCGAGTTCATCCGCAGGAACTACTTTGAGGTCTTCTGGTACACACATCACCTCTTCATTATCTACTTTGCTGGGCTTGTCATCCATGGCATCGC TGGGCTGGTGCGGGGACAGACAGAGGAGAGCATCAAGGAGGTGCATCCACACCACTGCGCTGAGTACCTCACACACAAGGACGAGAACTGCAACCATGCCTGCTGCAAGAACCCCGAGtttgggagcatccctgctgag TCCTGGAAGTGGGTCCTGGGCCCCGTCATCCTCTACATCTTTGAGCGGATGCTGCGGGTCTGGCGTGCGCGGCAGAAAGTGGTTGTCACCAAG GTGGTGATGCACCCTTCCcgtgtgctggagctgcagatgcagaagaAGGGGTTCCGCATGGAAGTGGGGCAGTACATCTTCGTCAACTGCCCCTCCATCTCCCTGCTGGAGTGGCATCCCTTCACCCTCACCTCTGCACCCGAGCAGGACTTCTTCTCCATCCACGTCCGGGAGGCCGGAGACTGGACCGAGCGCCTCATCGACAccttccagcagcagaagctggagATGCCCAG AATCAAGGTGGATGGTCCCTTTGGCACAGCCAGTGAAGATGTGTTCCAGTACGAGGTGGCCATGCTGGTGGGAGCAGGCATTGGTGTCACCCCTTTTGCCTCCATCCTGACGTCCATCTGGTACAAGCTCCAGCAGGGTGACCAGACCCTCAAGACCAAGAAG ATCTACTTCTACTGGCTCTGCCGGGACAGGAGAGCCTTTGCCTGGTTCAATGATCTGCTTGCCTCGCTGGAGCAGAAGATGGCCGAGTCGGGCAAGGCTGACTTCCTCACCTACCGCCTCTTCCTCACTGGCTGGGATACCAGCATT GCCAACAATGTGGCGCTGCGCTTCGACACTGCTGTGGACACGGTGACAGGGCTCAGGCACAAAACCAGCTTTGGACGGCCCATGTGGAACAGTGAGTTCACAGCGGTGGCTGCAGCACATCCCag gtCGGTGGTTGGCGTGTTCCTGTGTGGGCCGGGGGCCTTGGCGAAGAGCCTGCAGAAGTCTTGCCACCAGCACTCCAGCCTGGACCCCAGGAAGGTCAAATTCTACTTCAACAAGGAGAACTTCTAA